In Crassostrea angulata isolate pt1a10 chromosome 6, ASM2561291v2, whole genome shotgun sequence, a genomic segment contains:
- the LOC128189782 gene encoding slit homolog 3 protein-like: MLRVLDLSNNDIKVLEPNTLSDTSLFLHSANFRQNQMKTIDITNAVIENPFCKIDYSDNKITDFTNEVSFQINPDKIYGDGGYIDLADNVFQTWINFTDLGFPDLNYFGKVVSYGFDLRRANWTCDCKMQPFLEKVKPYLGKIWRDYYNITCTEPSELSGVSIADMSMKNKLDNFICNISVTSGCPLGCHCYEQPSERRTVVNCTGVGLTTMPSKLPAFSNIELLLENNLIHELGDIEYLTQLKKLEINNNPLRKISSALAKRIKYNVDISLNCTNLEKIPITFKQLDQHRVKLGVCNITCDCSSKWVKEWISAKSDNSNHNELYCKTSGGNIPIISFNFDALDCAVDQFLIYIAIALALFLIILSVCMFVLYNYRYELVLILNNPTIGRENMVSMLYDIYIVVNENNDEALLWTKTVLTHKLKRLGYNTYFPFRDYIFGDLREEQIIQMLSKSRDVIVLLTSEFNLNEENLNTLYANLEWRHAWNNFKTNSSERNLIVINFDQLKAGDFDVSPLKAFLRLKMTLDFADRSHSLMGDLLARIGPPSRVNKKPIYKQAHRDHTQFIKLYFE, encoded by the coding sequence ATGTTGCGTGTATTAGATTTGTCGAACAACGACATAAAAGTGCTTGAACCGAACACCTTGTCAGATACCTCGCTGTTTCTTCACAGTGCAAATTTCCGTCAAAACCAAATGAAGACCATAGACATAACCAACGCCGTCATTGAAAACCCATTCTGCAAAATCGATTACTCAGACAATAAAATCACCGATTTTACAAATGaagtttcttttcaaattaaTCCAGATAAAATTTATGGCGACGGAGGTTATATCGATTTAGCTGACAACGTGTTTCAAACATGGATTAACTTTACTGATTTGGGCTTTCCTGATCTTAATTATTTTGGAAAGGTTGTTTCCTATGGTTTTGATTTACGAAGAGCAAACTGGACCTGCGACTGTAAAATGCAACCATTTTTGGAGAAAGTGAAGCCTTATTTAGGGAAAATATGGAGGGATTATTACAATATAACGTGCACAGAACCTTCCGAATTGTCAGGGGTCTCTATTGCAGATATGTCcatgaaaaacaaattggataactttatatgcaatatttcagTTACCAGTGGATGTCCTCTTGGTTGTCATTGTTACGAACAGCCCAGCGAGAGGCGAACTGTGGTAAACTGTACGGGAGTAGGCTTAACAACAATGCCCTCCAAACTTCCTGCTTTCAGTAATATTGAGCTATTATTGGAGAACAATTTAATACACGAACTAGGCGACATAGAATATTTAACACAActtaaaaaattggaaattaaCAATAATCCGCTCCGGAAGATTTCATCAGCTTTAGCTAAACGAATAAAATACAACGTTGATATCAGTTTAAACTGCACGAATCTGGAGAAAATTCCGATTACGTTTAAACAATTAGACCAACATCGAGTGAAATTAGGCGTTTGCAATATAACCTGTGACTGCTCGTCCAAATGGGTAAAAGAATGGATTTCTGCAAAATCTGATAATTCTAATCACAATGAATTGTACTGTAAAACATCTGGGGGGAATATTCctattatttcatttaactttGATGCATTGGATTGCGCGGTCGACCAGTTCCTAATTTACATTGCTATCGCTCTagctttgtttttaattattttgtcgGTTTGTATGTTTGTGCTATATAATTACCGGTATGAATTAGTCCTTATTCTCAATAACCCAACCATTGGAAGAGAAAATATGGTCTCAATGCTATACGATATCTATATCgttgtaaatgaaaataatgatgaGGCACTTTTATGGACAAAGACGGTTTTAACCCATAAACTAAAAAGACTCGGGTATAACACATACTTTCCATTCAGGGATTACATTTTTGGAGATTTAAGAGAGGAACAGATTATTCAAATGCTATCGAAGAGCAGGGATGTTATTGTTCTTCTAACATcagaatttaatttaaatgagGAAAATTTAAATACGCTTTACGCGAATTTGGAATGGCGCCATGCTTGGAACAATTTCAAAACCAATTCCAGTGAGCGAAACCTTATTGTTATCAATTTCGATCAGTTGAAAGCAGGGGATTTTGACGTATCTCCCCTAAAGGCGTTTCTCCGTCTGAAGATGACGTTAGATTTTGCAGACAGAAGTCACAGCCTTATGGGAGACCTGCTGGCAAGAATTGGGCCCCCGTCTCgtgtaaataaaaaaccaaTCTACAAACAGGCACACAGGGATCACACACAATTTATTAAGCTGTATTTTGAGTAA
- the LOC128189375 gene encoding uncharacterized protein LOC128189375, with amino-acid sequence MLISIFFFVILQTTHGFVSFGHLFRPWTDTTNPNRTNLFCPSDCDKEVFIHRVKRCCRCGMKPVWELDLTDVELLNVEYRRRRGTAFIISIEHFMNYKYQILIHTYGFLSEIPGNVCDFGQKLVKLDLSQNAIKFLENTSCLKNLDTLVLARNKITQVKNETFSGLSMLRVLDLSNNVIKVLEPNTMSDTSLFLHSANFRQNQMQTIDITNFVLEKPFCKIDYSDNKMTDFTNEVSFQIDPNKIYGDGGYVDLADNEFQTWLNFTDLGFYDLNLIGKVLKYSFDFRGANWICDCKMQPFLEKVKPFLPTLWRDFFNITCKEPPELSGVSIADMAMKNKLDNFICNISVSSGCPLGCHCYEQPSERRTVVNCTGVGLTTMPSKLPAFSNIELLMKNNLIQELGDLEYLTQLKKIEINNNPLQRISSGLANRIKYNVDISLNCTNLEKIPNTFKQLDQHQVKLGICNITCDCSSKWVKEWISAKSDNFNHNELYCKASGGNIPIISFNFDALDCAVDQFLIYVAIGLASFLILLSVGTLVLYHYRYELVLILKNPTIGRENAVSLHYDIYIVVNENNNEALLWAKTVLTHKLKRLGYNTYFPCSDNILGDFKEELIVQMLSKSRDVIVLLTSEFKSGEEDLNTLYANLEWRHAWNNFKTNSNERNLIVINFDQLRAGDFDVSPLKAFLRLKMTLDFADKSHRLMEDLLARIGPPSRVNKRPLYKQTHRDHTQFIELYFW; translated from the coding sequence ATGCTaatttctattttcttttttgtgattttaCAAACTACGCATGGATTTGTTAGTTTTGGACATTTGTTCAGACCCTGGACAGATACAACAAATCCAAACCGAACAAATCTGTTTTGTCCTTCTGACTGTGATAAAGAAGTATTCATACACAGAGTAAAACGATGTTGTCGATGTGGTATGAAACCTGTCTGGGAACTGGATCTTACGGACGTTGAATTACTCAATGTAGAGTATAGAAGGAGGCGCGGAACAGCATTTATCATTTCGATAGAACATTTCATGAACTACAAGTACCAGATATTGATTCATACATACGGATTCCTCAGCGAAATCCCTGGAAATGTTTGTGATTTTGGACAAAAATTGGTAAAACTTGACCTATCACAAAACGCCAttaaatttcttgaaaataccAGCTGCTTAAAAAATTTGGACACGCTCGTATTAGCGCGAAATAAAATAACACAGGTTAAAAACGAAACTTTTTCCGGTTTGTCGATGTTACGAGTGTTAGATTTGTCAAACAACGTCATAAAAGTGCTTGAACCGAACACCATGTCAGATACCTCGCTGTTTCTTCATAGTGCAAATTTCCGTCAAAACCAAATGCAGACCATAGACATAACCAACTTCGTCCTTGAAAAGCCATTCTGTAAAATCGATTACTCAGACAATAAAATGACCGATTTTACAAATGaagtttcttttcaaattgatccaaataaaatttatggcGACGGAGGTTATGTCGATTTAGCTGACAACGAGTTTCAAACATGGCTTAACTTTACTGATTTGGGCTTTTATGACCTTAATCTGATTGGAAAGGTTCTTAAGTATTCTTTTGATTTTCGAGGAGCAAACTGGATCTGCGACTGTAAAATGCAACCATTTTTGGAGAAAGTGAAACCCTTTTTACCCACATTATGGAGagattttttcaatataacGTGCAAAGAACCCCCCGAGCTTTCAGGGGTCTCTATTGCAGATATGGCcatgaaaaacaaattggataactttatatgcaatatttcagTTTCCAGTGGATGTCCTCTTGGTTGTCATTGTTACGAACAGCCAAGCGAGAGGCGAACTGTTGTAAACTGTACAGGAGTAGGGTTAACAACAATGCCCTCCAAACTTCCGGCTTTCAGTAATATTGAGCTATTGATGAAGAACAATTTAATACAAGAATTAGGCGACCTGGAATATTTAACTCAACTTAAAAAGATAGAAATTAACAATAATCCGCTTCAGCGGATCTCATCGGGTTTGGCAAACCGAATAAAATACAACGTTGATATCAGTTTAAATTGCACGAATCTGGAGAAAATTCCGAACACGTTTAAACAATTAGACCAACATCAAGTGAAATTAGGCATTTGCAACATAACCTGTGACTGCTCGTCCAAATGGGTAAAAGAATGGATTTCTGcaaaatctgataattttaaTCACAACGAATTGTACTGTAAAGCATCTGGGGGGAATATTCctattatttcatttaactttGATGCATTGGATTGCGCGGTCGACCAGTTCCTAATCTACGTTGCTATCGGTCTAgcttcatttttaattcttcTGTCGGTTGGTACGTTAGTACTCTACCATTACCGGTATGAATTAGTCCTTATTCTCAAAAACCCCACCATTGGCAGAGAAAATGCGGTATCGTTGCATTACGATATCTATATCgttgtaaatgaaaataataatgagGCACTTTTATGGGCAAAGACGGTTTTAACCCATAAACTAAAAAGACTCGGGTATAACACATACTTTCCATGCAGTGATAACATTTTGGGAGACTTTAAAGAAGAACTGATTGTTCAAATGTTATCAAAGAGCAGGGATGTTATTGTTCTTCTAACATCAGAATTCAAATCAGGTGAGGAAGATTTAAACACGCTTTATGCAAATTTGGAATGGCGACATGCTTGGAACAATTTCAAAACTAACTCTAATGAGCGAAACCTAATTGTCATCAATTTTGATCAATTGAGGGCAGGAGATTTTGACGTATCTCCCCTAAAGGCTTTTCTCCGTTTAAAGATGACCTTAGATTTTGCAGACAAAAGTCACAGACTTATGGAAGACTTGCTGGCAAGAATTGGGCCCCCGTCTCGTGTCAATAAAAGACCATTATACAAACAGACACACAGGGATCACACACAATTCATTGAGctgtatttttggtaa